A single genomic interval of Mangifera indica cultivar Alphonso chromosome 5, CATAS_Mindica_2.1, whole genome shotgun sequence harbors:
- the LOC123217735 gene encoding transcriptional regulator SUPERMAN-like, with amino-acid sequence MDKSTYLRCDKVKDKWDCEKFGFQGDHSYGLTWPPRNYNCSFCKREFRSAQALGGHMNVHRRDRARLRQLPSPVPEFQNPKFNSNSNLNPSFSSSPPSSKLLPFPYTTKSLLSPSLTVFSSSSSASTNEAKKRLLECTGRDALTPRWGDITKKKNLMAEWTGKLKGTCAHKLSKKEEFINMELEMGLKDPKEVLDLELRLGHV; translated from the coding sequence ATGGATAAGAGTACCTATCTTCGGTGTGACAAGGTTAAAGACAAATGGGATTGTGAGAAATTTGGTTTTCAAGGTGATCATTCATATGGATTAACATGGCCTCCAAGAAACTATAACTGCAGCTTTTGCAAGAGAGAATTCAGGTCTGCTCAAGCTCTTGGTGGTCATATGAACGTTCATAGAAGAGATAGAGCCAGGTTGAGACAGTTACCTTCACCAGTTCCGGAATTTCAGAACCCTAAATTTAACTCTAACTCTAACCTTAACCCTAGTTTCTCTTCGTCACCTCCTTCATCTAAGTTGTTACCATTCCCTTACACAACTAAGTCCTTGCTTTCTCCATCTCTCACAGTTTTCTCTTCATCATCCTCAGCTTCTACAAATGAGGCAAAGAAACGATTACTTGAGTGTACTGGGCGAGATGCTTTGACCCCTAGATGGGGAGATATAACTAAGAAGAAGAACTTGATGGCTGAATGGACCGGTAAATTGAAGGGTACTTGTGCACACAAGCTTTCCAAGAAAGAGGAATTTATCAACATGGAATTAGAGATGGGGTTAAAAGATCCCAAAGAAGTTCTAGATTTGGAGCTTCGGCTTGGGCATGTTTAA